The segment TTCTTTGCTTCCGGTGAAGATTTCATCTCTGTTGCATCGCTCACTTTGAAGTCAGGTGCAGTAGCTGCTTCTGCGGCTTTCGCGCCTTCTTCTGTGGTATCTATGGCACTAACGCTAAACGCCTTTGATGCTTCGTAGTCACCAGCTACGTCGATTTCTGGCGTATCCTCGTTCCCCGCGAGCATACTTTCCGCAGCCAGTTGAGCGTCCTGAGTTGTAGCTTGGTTTGGATCTGGTTTCAATTCTTCAGTCATAAGTAACTCCTATTTATCTAGACTTTTTTTATCTGCAATCTAGATTTTAAGGGAGCGATCCCCCTTCCTTTTACCCTCTTGGGATAGATTTTCCTGGCATCTTTGTGCAAACCCTAAGCTGCCCTTTATTAGTATTTTAAATCTCTCTCTTGGAGGGCGATTTCAACTGGCAAAGTTTGATATCCATTATCTGGAACTAATTAAATCACTTTTGGGCAAAATTTATGGTTTCAGACCAAAACAGCATAAAATCGCAAGCACTCTCAGACGAAACGTTAAAAGTGGTTAATGCTTTTGAAGCATTAAACACTGATGATAAATTGGCATGGTTTTATTATGTTTATGAAAAAATGGGAGACTCAATCACCCCAGCAGCGCCAAACGCTGCCGATCCGGAGCTGACTCCCAAACTATTAGGAGACTATTATGAATTGGATGACCAACGCCAGTTGGCAATCATGCGAGAAATCGTGAACCGCGAGGACACAGAATATTCCCGCGCCTACGGGGCATTGAAAGAGAATAATCAGTTAATGGTCTGGTACGCTTGGGCGAGAGGTATGGGAGATACGGTCGTGGGTATGCCCGCAGATTACCAAGCGAGCAAGCCCATTAACGATTTGATGAGCCTAATTGAAGGCTTAGACTTCCAGGGGCAAATGTCGATGTTCCGTACAATAGTCAGCAAGATGGGTCACACCGACGTTAAGCCTATTCCCACCCAAGCTGAAACCGGGAAGACATCTAGCCTGTAGATAAATTAGCTAGACGCATCTT is part of the Microcoleus sp. FACHB-831 genome and harbors:
- a CDS encoding orange carotenoid protein N-terminal domain-containing protein, with the translated sequence MVSDQNSIKSQALSDETLKVVNAFEALNTDDKLAWFYYVYEKMGDSITPAAPNAADPELTPKLLGDYYELDDQRQLAIMREIVNREDTEYSRAYGALKENNQLMVWYAWARGMGDTVVGMPADYQASKPINDLMSLIEGLDFQGQMSMFRTIVSKMGHTDVKPIPTQAETGKTSSL